From Cognatishimia activa, one genomic window encodes:
- a CDS encoding alcohol dehydrogenase family protein, producing MIPQTMHAVHLTGHGGLEKLEYRTDVAVPVPTSDDVLIRVLAAGVNNTDINTRIGWYSKSVTTDTDAGGAGGFDGVNEEDATWSGEALQLPRIQGADICGEIVAVGEGGDASRIGQRVIVRNMQRHHAEDRPFECLTIGSEIDGGFAQYCVARSDETHAVNCDWDDIELAAIPCAYSTAENMLHRANLGAETVLITGASGGVGSAAVQLAKRRGATVIALSSASKADAVKALGADRVLDRNADLVAELGEGTIDVVVDLVAGEKWPSLLDVLRRGGRYATAGAIAGPICEIDIRTLYLKDLTLFGCTFQEDVVFENLVKYIEAGEIRPVVAGTYPLSDIARAQEDFLTKKHTGQLVLIPPQDS from the coding sequence ATGATCCCACAGACAATGCACGCGGTTCACTTAACCGGTCATGGTGGATTGGAAAAACTGGAGTACCGCACAGATGTCGCGGTACCCGTGCCGACATCGGATGACGTCCTGATCCGCGTACTGGCGGCCGGTGTGAACAACACAGACATCAACACCCGCATTGGTTGGTATTCCAAATCCGTGACAACAGACACTGATGCTGGCGGCGCAGGCGGGTTTGATGGCGTAAACGAGGAAGATGCAACCTGGTCCGGCGAAGCGCTTCAATTGCCTCGTATCCAGGGTGCAGATATCTGCGGTGAAATCGTCGCTGTCGGTGAGGGTGGGGACGCATCTCGTATTGGGCAGCGTGTCATCGTGCGTAACATGCAACGCCACCATGCCGAAGACCGCCCATTTGAGTGCCTGACCATCGGAAGTGAAATAGACGGTGGATTTGCGCAATATTGCGTGGCCCGGTCTGACGAAACACATGCGGTAAACTGTGACTGGGACGACATCGAACTCGCAGCCATTCCTTGCGCCTATTCCACTGCGGAAAACATGCTGCATCGGGCCAACTTAGGCGCGGAAACTGTGCTGATCACAGGCGCGTCCGGGGGGGTTGGTTCCGCCGCGGTTCAGCTGGCCAAGCGTCGCGGTGCGACAGTGATCGCACTTTCGTCGGCATCCAAAGCGGATGCGGTTAAAGCGCTTGGTGCAGACCGCGTGCTAGACCGCAATGCAGACTTGGTGGCAGAACTCGGCGAAGGCACAATTGACGTTGTTGTGGATTTGGTCGCAGGAGAGAAGTGGCCAAGCCTGTTAGACGTTCTGCGCCGGGGCGGACGGTATGCAACAGCGGGCGCAATTGCTGGGCCGATTTGTGAAATCGACATTCGCACGCTCTATCTGAAAGACCTGACACTCTTCGGCTGCACTTTTCAGGAAGACGTCGTGTTCGAGAACCTCGTTAAATACATCGAAGCTGGTGAAATTCGTCCGGTGGTCGCTGGAACTTACCCGCTGAGCGACATCGCTCGCGCGCAAGAAGACTTCCTGACCAAGAAGCACACCGGGCAGCTGGTGTTGATCCCACCGCAGGACAGCTAA
- a CDS encoding mandelate racemase/muconate lactonizing enzyme family protein, translated as MKISEIYIYSHDLPVKNGPYTMASGEVWSLDTTLVKLVSDSGHVGWGETCPIGPTYAEAHVGGARAALVEMAKGLIGADIWPVSLNRAMAGLLNGHNYAKAAIDIAAHDLLGKQLGVSVAELLGGAVTDRVPSYYATGVGAPDDIARLAKEKLDEGYPRLQVKVGGRPVEIDIETIRKVWEQIGGSGMRLAVDGNRGWTTRDALRVSRECPEIPFVMEQPCNTIQDLEKIRSQVSHGIYMDENSIDLNTVISAVGTGLVDGFGMKVTRIGGLQNMRVFRDICEARNLPHTCDDSWGGDIIAAACTQIGATVKPQLNEGVWLAAPYIEGHYDPENGIKIIDGHIQRPTGPGLGVEPDETLFGDPIASF; from the coding sequence ATGAAAATCAGCGAGATCTATATCTATTCACATGATCTCCCGGTTAAAAACGGCCCCTACACAATGGCAAGCGGAGAGGTTTGGTCACTCGACACTACATTGGTGAAACTTGTGTCAGATAGTGGTCATGTTGGGTGGGGGGAGACCTGTCCCATTGGCCCGACCTACGCGGAAGCGCATGTAGGCGGTGCCCGAGCAGCCTTAGTGGAAATGGCTAAGGGTCTGATCGGCGCGGATATTTGGCCTGTATCTCTCAATCGGGCGATGGCTGGTCTGCTAAACGGACATAACTACGCGAAAGCTGCCATTGATATTGCAGCTCACGACCTACTCGGCAAACAGCTTGGGGTGAGCGTGGCAGAGTTGCTAGGCGGTGCGGTGACCGATCGCGTGCCTTCCTATTATGCCACAGGCGTGGGTGCACCGGATGACATTGCACGTCTCGCGAAGGAAAAACTTGATGAAGGATACCCGCGGCTGCAGGTCAAAGTTGGCGGCCGCCCTGTCGAAATCGATATCGAAACCATCCGGAAGGTCTGGGAGCAAATAGGTGGCTCTGGCATGCGCCTTGCCGTGGACGGAAACAGAGGCTGGACAACACGAGATGCTCTACGGGTCAGCCGTGAATGCCCGGAAATTCCATTTGTTATGGAGCAGCCCTGTAATACTATCCAGGATCTTGAGAAAATTCGCTCTCAAGTCAGTCACGGCATCTATATGGATGAAAATTCGATAGATCTGAATACGGTGATCTCCGCCGTTGGCACCGGATTGGTGGATGGCTTTGGTATGAAGGTCACCCGCATTGGCGGGTTGCAGAATATGCGGGTTTTCCGCGACATCTGTGAAGCCCGAAACCTACCGCACACGTGCGACGACAGTTGGGGCGGAGACATTATAGCCGCCGCCTGCACGCAAATTGGCGCGACCGTAAAACCGCAACTCAACGAAGGTGTTTGGCTTGCAGCCCCCTACATTGAAGGTCACTATGATCCTGAAAACGGTATCAAAATCATAGACGGCCATATCCAGAGGCCAACCGGTCCGGGTCTGGGCGTGGAGCCGGATGAAACACTGTTTGGCGACCCAATCGCCTCGTTCTAG
- a CDS encoding BCCT family transporter, producing the protein MSIKPPFTELEIKTEDDGFYKDASLPIALISKGIMVALVLWALIWPGNANSTLGSLNWSLLEGFNQFYIIIVGLFAFFLFIVAALPYSGRKVMGTPGEKPEFSNFSWFSMMFGAGLGVGLMVYATAEPMGLWGSNPVVVAGAVEGSSEAAVESAFRYTFLHYGFHAWAIYVITGLSLAYYAYTRGMPLTIRSALTPILGSAANGFIGHIVDVLGVVATILGVSVTIGFGVSQFVDGLYAVTNMSWLVNMNGDVPAPSTVGLITALVIIMGLSIISAVSGVGRGVKYLSNLNMVLSLILLLTFIIFGSFLFAMTTYATAMVDYIMHFISLSFEAYGPQAASEFAAGLPEAAKPLADDLIGGATNAWGSFDGFKSGLTGAAAELDDTTLQAVYAAGADGRLFGWQAGWTTFYWAWWIAFSPFVGLFLARISKGRTVREFILGCVIAPALVCFAWMTILGGTAVDLEVAGLADPSIAAASTTNKLFVALENILSEGLYGIIVVMCVVLIMTFLVTSADSGILVMNTIMSGGAQETGVKHRIIWGLILTAVIGTLIVAAGENNPLDALKNAMIIGALPFTMVMGLMMVALAKALYRDSQREKTEAEGTAPAE; encoded by the coding sequence ATGTCAATAAAACCTCCATTTACGGAGCTTGAGATAAAAACTGAGGATGACGGTTTTTATAAAGACGCGAGTTTGCCGATCGCCTTGATATCCAAGGGGATCATGGTTGCACTGGTGCTTTGGGCCCTAATTTGGCCCGGGAATGCTAACAGCACGTTGGGTAGCTTGAACTGGTCCTTGCTAGAGGGCTTCAACCAATTCTACATCATCATTGTCGGGCTGTTTGCTTTCTTTCTCTTCATCGTAGCAGCTTTGCCATATTCGGGCCGTAAGGTCATGGGTACACCGGGAGAAAAGCCTGAGTTTTCAAACTTTTCCTGGTTCTCCATGATGTTTGGCGCCGGTCTGGGCGTGGGCCTTATGGTCTATGCGACGGCGGAACCTATGGGGCTTTGGGGCTCTAACCCGGTTGTGGTCGCGGGCGCGGTCGAAGGCAGCTCTGAAGCGGCCGTTGAATCCGCGTTCCGTTACACTTTCCTGCACTACGGTTTCCACGCCTGGGCGATTTATGTGATCACCGGTCTGTCGCTGGCTTACTACGCCTATACCCGTGGTATGCCACTGACCATCCGGTCTGCGCTGACCCCAATTCTGGGCTCTGCTGCAAATGGCTTTATCGGCCACATCGTGGACGTTTTGGGTGTTGTTGCGACAATCCTTGGTGTTTCTGTGACCATCGGTTTCGGTGTCTCGCAGTTTGTTGATGGTCTTTATGCCGTGACCAACATGAGTTGGTTGGTCAACATGAACGGCGATGTACCTGCTCCGAGTACGGTTGGTCTGATCACAGCTCTCGTAATTATTATGGGTCTGTCGATCATCTCTGCTGTCTCTGGAGTTGGCCGTGGAGTGAAATACCTCTCCAACCTGAACATGGTGCTGTCGCTGATCTTACTGTTGACCTTCATTATCTTCGGCTCATTCCTGTTTGCGATGACGACTTACGCTACCGCAATGGTCGACTACATCATGCATTTCATATCGTTGTCGTTTGAGGCCTACGGCCCACAAGCGGCGAGCGAATTTGCAGCGGGTCTGCCAGAAGCAGCCAAACCATTGGCGGATGATCTGATCGGTGGCGCAACCAATGCTTGGGGCAGCTTTGATGGGTTCAAGTCTGGTCTAACAGGTGCAGCTGCGGAGCTTGACGATACCACACTGCAAGCCGTTTATGCTGCGGGTGCCGATGGTCGCCTGTTCGGTTGGCAAGCCGGTTGGACAACCTTCTACTGGGCTTGGTGGATTGCATTCTCGCCATTTGTTGGTCTGTTCCTGGCACGTATTTCCAAGGGTCGCACAGTTCGCGAGTTCATCCTTGGCTGCGTTATCGCACCTGCGTTGGTCTGTTTCGCTTGGATGACCATCCTGGGTGGCACAGCGGTTGATTTGGAAGTGGCCGGCCTGGCTGATCCGTCCATTGCAGCGGCATCAACCACAAACAAACTGTTTGTGGCGCTCGAGAACATCCTGAGTGAAGGGCTTTATGGCATCATCGTTGTGATGTGCGTTGTGTTAATCATGACATTCCTCGTGACCTCCGCGGACTCAGGCATTCTGGTGATGAACACTATTATGTCTGGTGGCGCTCAGGAAACCGGCGTCAAACACCGCATTATCTGGGGTCTGATCCTGACAGCGGTGATCGGCACGCTGATCGTCGCAGCTGGCGAAAACAACCCGCTGGATGCACTCAAAAACGCAATGATCATCGGCGCTCTGCCATTCACAATGGTGATGGGCTTGATGATGGTCGCACTTGCGAAAGCGCTCTATCGCGACAGTCAGCGCGAGAAGACAGAAGCCGAGGGCACAGCACCTGCTGAGTAA
- a CDS encoding NAD(P)/FAD-dependent oxidoreductase: MKHIAVIGGGIVGISCALALQSDRHEVTVLEPGPIGEGASWASCGCLAVGEIVPLSQPKMLMQVPGWLMDPEAPLAVRPTSFLGLLPWFTRFTLNSFPHKMRAIAADLATLTFQATDDFKALAADIGHPEVLVERPILKVFDDDKDKATMGAAFDLAREMGCTIDEVSGQEAKNMEPAIAGDFQHAAILRDWSYVTDPVQLVKRLTEAFLARGGTVKSAAVADFSRDGSVVRSVRSTDGEDIFADEIVIAAGTGSKMLARKLGIRLPVEGLAGYSTLLPESGVDLKHTVFYPKGGFGITPYQDALAVAGTAEFMNLDAKPNWRRAEVLVNHARRVLPGLNTTNSERRMGRRPFTPDTRPVIGRSARLANVMFATGHGQLGLTLSATTGRLVAAEIAGRAPHVAIEAFHPDRFSRRQNYSPHGAH, encoded by the coding sequence GTGAAACATATTGCAGTCATAGGCGGCGGCATCGTCGGGATTTCCTGCGCGCTCGCTTTGCAGAGTGATAGGCATGAGGTCACGGTGCTGGAGCCCGGACCTATTGGGGAAGGGGCCAGCTGGGCGTCTTGCGGGTGTCTGGCCGTAGGAGAAATCGTGCCTCTGTCGCAACCCAAAATGCTGATGCAGGTGCCTGGTTGGCTGATGGATCCCGAAGCACCGCTGGCCGTGCGTCCAACGTCTTTTCTCGGATTGCTACCTTGGTTCACACGTTTTACGTTGAATTCGTTCCCTCACAAAATGCGGGCAATAGCAGCGGATCTTGCGACGCTGACATTTCAAGCCACGGATGATTTCAAGGCTCTCGCGGCAGATATTGGTCATCCGGAAGTTCTTGTGGAACGTCCGATACTTAAGGTGTTTGACGACGATAAAGACAAAGCCACGATGGGCGCGGCTTTTGATCTGGCTCGCGAAATGGGTTGCACCATCGACGAAGTCTCCGGTCAGGAAGCCAAGAATATGGAACCGGCCATCGCGGGTGATTTTCAGCACGCCGCAATTTTGCGTGATTGGAGCTATGTCACTGACCCTGTTCAGCTTGTAAAGCGGCTAACAGAAGCGTTTCTGGCGCGGGGCGGCACTGTAAAATCTGCAGCTGTTGCTGACTTCAGTCGCGACGGCTCGGTTGTTCGGTCAGTGCGATCTACCGACGGCGAAGATATCTTTGCCGACGAGATTGTGATTGCCGCTGGGACAGGTTCCAAAATGCTGGCGCGCAAATTGGGTATCCGCCTGCCTGTCGAAGGGCTCGCTGGCTATTCAACGCTATTGCCGGAAAGTGGCGTCGATCTGAAACACACCGTGTTTTATCCAAAGGGCGGCTTTGGGATCACGCCGTATCAGGATGCGCTGGCAGTTGCTGGCACCGCCGAGTTTATGAATTTGGATGCAAAGCCGAATTGGCGTCGTGCAGAGGTTCTTGTGAACCACGCACGCCGCGTGTTGCCCGGCTTGAACACAACCAACTCAGAACGCCGCATGGGACGGCGCCCTTTCACCCCCGATACGCGACCTGTGATCGGTCGCAGCGCTCGCCTTGCCAACGTGATGTTTGCAACGGGTCACGGCCAACTTGGCCTGACATTGAGCGCAACAACTGGTCGTCTTGTGGCTGCAGAAATTGCAGGGCGAGCGCCGCATGTTGCCATCGAAGCGTTCCATCCGGACCGTTTTTCCAGGCGACAAAACTACTCTCCTCACGGAGCACATTAA
- a CDS encoding Ldh family oxidoreductase — MTNPSTQILSLDEIRKLAKSVLVRAGMDAAGSDLIAEIVSSSERDGPRSHGLRMLPVYVQSFTSGYANPSASPKIEKIAPGVLRGDGDNGYYQLAAAAARDELIAIAREQGIASFTCANCHHLGGLRFDTEPLAAAGLVAIGVVNSLSMVVPQGGVRPVFGTNPMSFACPRPGQPPIVWDQASSMAAMMDIKMAAAEGHELPVPAGLDTDGNPSTDPNEIMTTRSFLPFGEHKGAAIAFMVEVLGAALAGGTLAIDNENRLAHGALNVKGGATLIALDPSRFGNAGFDAAVAQICGAIDGNGTARIPGDGRLGKRTKAEAEGVEVSSELLAELGYTSGTSE; from the coding sequence ATGACAAACCCGTCTACACAAATTCTGTCGTTGGACGAGATCCGCAAGTTGGCAAAATCCGTGCTTGTTAGGGCAGGTATGGATGCAGCGGGCAGCGACCTAATAGCTGAAATTGTTTCGAGCTCCGAAAGGGACGGGCCACGCAGCCATGGCCTTCGAATGCTGCCTGTGTACGTTCAGAGTTTCACGTCTGGTTATGCCAACCCTTCGGCTTCTCCAAAAATCGAGAAGATCGCTCCCGGTGTTCTGCGCGGCGATGGCGACAATGGTTATTATCAGCTTGCAGCCGCTGCCGCGCGCGATGAATTGATTGCTATTGCCCGTGAACAAGGCATTGCCTCATTCACTTGTGCCAACTGCCATCACTTGGGCGGTCTTCGATTTGACACAGAGCCTTTGGCAGCGGCAGGTCTTGTCGCCATAGGCGTTGTGAATTCGCTTTCCATGGTCGTGCCTCAAGGTGGTGTCCGCCCCGTCTTTGGCACCAACCCGATGTCTTTTGCCTGCCCACGTCCTGGCCAACCGCCTATCGTCTGGGATCAAGCATCATCCATGGCCGCCATGATGGACATCAAGATGGCTGCCGCCGAGGGGCATGAGCTGCCCGTTCCAGCTGGTCTCGACACCGATGGGAACCCAAGCACAGATCCGAATGAGATTATGACCACGCGGAGCTTCCTGCCGTTTGGGGAGCACAAAGGCGCAGCGATTGCATTTATGGTTGAAGTTCTGGGCGCGGCTTTGGCGGGCGGAACTCTGGCGATCGACAATGAAAATCGGTTGGCACATGGGGCGTTGAACGTGAAAGGCGGTGCAACTCTGATCGCACTTGATCCAAGCCGCTTCGGAAACGCAGGGTTTGATGCCGCGGTGGCACAGATATGCGGTGCGATTGATGGCAATGGTACGGCGCGCATTCCGGGTGATGGTCGGTTGGGCAAACGCACCAAAGCGGAAGCTGAAGGTGTCGAAGTCAGTTCTGAACTTCTGGCCGAACTTGGCTATACATCAGGAACTTCTGAGTGA
- a CDS encoding trimethylamine methyltransferase family protein: MNTQTRERSARGGRAARVAARTNPPPVYLSTLNRKVGPIDLLGPEGVEKIHNAAMTILETTGIEFRDPVALADWKKYGAKVDGERVRIGRDMLMDLISTVPEEWDYAARNPERSLKVGKRNSVFANAYGAPFVYGLDGVRRPSVLEDAHNFFKLSQMSQSMMVPGILPVEPQDVPVPQRHLELVHAALTLTDKPIKGSVLSEQAARDSVDMTRIVFGEEFVDNNVVMAALLNCNTPLVWDETMLESLRVYAAANQPCLLSPFVLAGASTPASPQGGVALLIAESLAGMAYSQIIRRGAPMVLGVAIMGVSMKTGAPMMGSPEPGLMNLLVGQMARFYRVPWRTCTMWTGSKSPDMQAAFDTANTMWPVLLGGCNYIVHSAGFLEGALGVSYSKWVQDARQLENFHRFFSGLAEENLDAILDDIAEIGPGGHFLGTDHTRENPMHMNPLQNNDSFEQWEAEGAKDAETVGLLEAQRMLDTYVEPYMPPDKRGELNEFVAKKRAEYS; encoded by the coding sequence ATGAACACTCAAACAAGAGAACGATCAGCCCGTGGTGGACGCGCTGCACGGGTGGCTGCCCGCACCAATCCGCCGCCAGTCTACTTGTCTACATTGAATCGAAAAGTCGGTCCGATAGATCTGTTGGGTCCCGAAGGTGTGGAGAAAATCCACAACGCGGCTATGACGATCCTAGAAACCACGGGTATCGAGTTCCGTGATCCGGTCGCATTGGCTGACTGGAAGAAATACGGCGCGAAAGTTGACGGGGAGCGTGTCCGCATTGGTCGTGACATGCTTATGGATCTGATTTCCACAGTGCCAGAAGAATGGGACTATGCAGCACGTAATCCTGAGCGTTCGTTGAAAGTGGGCAAACGCAACTCTGTTTTCGCCAATGCTTACGGCGCTCCCTTTGTCTACGGCTTAGACGGTGTACGCCGCCCCTCAGTGCTGGAAGATGCACACAACTTCTTCAAGTTGAGCCAGATGAGCCAGTCCATGATGGTCCCTGGCATTCTTCCGGTTGAGCCGCAGGATGTGCCGGTGCCACAGCGACATCTGGAGCTTGTTCACGCCGCCCTGACCCTAACTGACAAACCGATCAAGGGATCTGTGCTGTCTGAACAGGCCGCACGGGATTCCGTTGACATGACACGCATCGTCTTTGGTGAGGAGTTTGTCGACAATAACGTGGTGATGGCCGCGCTTTTGAATTGCAATACACCTCTGGTTTGGGATGAAACCATGTTGGAAAGCTTGCGTGTTTATGCAGCAGCGAACCAACCTTGCTTGCTTTCTCCCTTTGTTCTTGCGGGCGCTTCAACACCTGCAAGCCCACAAGGCGGTGTGGCTCTGCTGATCGCGGAATCTTTGGCGGGTATGGCCTATAGCCAGATCATCCGGCGCGGAGCGCCAATGGTACTTGGTGTAGCGATCATGGGTGTTTCCATGAAAACCGGTGCACCCATGATGGGGTCTCCAGAACCGGGTTTGATGAACCTTCTAGTTGGTCAGATGGCGCGTTTCTATCGGGTGCCATGGCGAACATGCACCATGTGGACGGGATCCAAATCGCCTGACATGCAGGCGGCTTTTGACACTGCCAACACCATGTGGCCGGTGTTGCTTGGTGGTTGCAATTACATTGTTCACTCCGCTGGCTTCCTCGAAGGTGCGCTTGGTGTGAGCTATTCAAAATGGGTGCAGGACGCGCGCCAACTTGAGAATTTCCACCGTTTCTTCAGCGGCCTTGCCGAAGAAAACCTCGACGCGATTTTGGATGACATCGCCGAAATCGGCCCTGGCGGGCACTTCCTCGGCACCGATCATACGCGCGAAAATCCAATGCACATGAACCCTCTGCAAAACAACGACAGCTTTGAGCAGTGGGAAGCAGAGGGCGCTAAAGATGCCGAAACTGTCGGTCTTTTAGAGGCTCAGCGCATGTTGGACACTTACGTTGAGCCCTACATGCCGCCGGACAAACGTGGCGAACTCAATGAGTTTGTTGCGAAAAAACGGGCCGAGTATAGCTAA
- a CDS encoding GcvT family protein — translation MKSHAKVVVVGGGCVGASILYGLTEHGCNDAVMLERTTLTSGSTWHAAGLLVTFVRSHNVSKMTLETIRIYSEVEEKLGASVGLRKVGQLRVANTPERWDEFQSYLSVAEAADVPCRLVTPEEIAELHPLLNQSDSIQGGILHTEDGYVNPADITQAMAKLARDAGATIYQNTEAQSYEKLENGHWKVTTNQGEITCEHLIFATGNYARENARRVGIDLPCIPILHQYWTTETVPMLVDRKKQGLPEFPILRDEDYGAYLREDTGGIQFGPYEFEKDLKLFAEDRVPPTFGADLLPEDFEAVETQWERAIERVPMLGEVGIKANTRGPFQMTPDELPLAGPAPGHDNLWLAEGMPGGILWGGTVGNQLAQWILKGAPGIDMSELDPRRFGDFASKRWTMKKVRETWGTHMHAHFPGEDFYSARPMRTVGSYDLLTEKGAVWTLYNGYEFPKWFAPSPEEAIPAHSFRRTYAWDHVEAEVQTTRDEAGFIEMSPMTKFTVRGSGAATWLDSIMANKLPKVGRMTLSLLLNERGGMDGEYTIVRYAENDFYLVSTPNGQVYNWDQLSKLMPKDGSVVMEDISEQMGVVALAGPKSREILQQFTDNDLSNEAFPWLSAQKGEFGFAKGVHLLRVSYTGELGWELHHPVNYNRHIVEQLLKAGVRPFGALALESMRLEKSYRAINREICKDMTPYEADLGRFVAMTEKVQGVVRERNFIGKEALLKQKEEGGYNTLVTLKLPFCDTSVIAYEAVYQDGEIVGRVTSGGFSYYCQHDIAMALVPQELTAPGTQMQVKIHGELRDAEVIDTCAVDPTSARARA, via the coding sequence ATGAAATCACATGCAAAGGTAGTTGTTGTCGGAGGAGGCTGTGTTGGCGCTTCGATTCTCTATGGCCTGACAGAACACGGCTGCAACGACGCCGTCATGCTGGAACGGACAACACTGACATCCGGTTCAACCTGGCACGCAGCAGGATTGCTGGTGACCTTCGTGCGGTCTCACAACGTCTCCAAAATGACTTTGGAAACCATTCGCATTTATTCTGAAGTTGAAGAGAAACTGGGTGCCTCCGTTGGCTTGCGCAAAGTTGGCCAACTACGCGTGGCCAACACGCCGGAACGCTGGGACGAGTTTCAAAGCTACCTGTCGGTTGCTGAGGCAGCTGATGTTCCATGCCGTCTTGTAACGCCGGAAGAAATTGCGGAACTACATCCCCTCCTGAACCAGAGCGACAGCATTCAAGGCGGTATTCTGCATACAGAAGATGGCTATGTGAACCCGGCCGACATTACACAGGCAATGGCAAAACTTGCGCGCGATGCGGGTGCCACGATTTATCAAAACACCGAAGCGCAATCTTACGAAAAACTGGAAAACGGTCACTGGAAGGTAACCACCAACCAAGGCGAAATCACCTGTGAACATCTGATTTTCGCCACAGGAAACTACGCACGCGAAAACGCGCGCCGTGTCGGCATTGATCTGCCTTGCATCCCAATTTTGCACCAGTACTGGACCACGGAAACTGTGCCTATGCTGGTCGACCGCAAAAAACAGGGTCTGCCAGAATTCCCGATCCTGCGCGATGAAGACTATGGCGCATATCTGCGTGAAGACACCGGCGGCATTCAGTTTGGCCCGTATGAGTTCGAAAAAGACCTGAAGCTCTTCGCCGAGGATCGCGTTCCCCCAACCTTTGGCGCGGACCTGCTGCCAGAAGATTTCGAAGCCGTGGAAACGCAATGGGAACGCGCCATTGAACGCGTTCCGATGCTGGGTGAAGTTGGTATCAAAGCCAACACCCGTGGCCCTTTCCAGATGACGCCGGACGAATTGCCATTGGCCGGACCGGCGCCAGGCCATGACAATCTCTGGCTCGCAGAAGGTATGCCGGGCGGCATCCTTTGGGGCGGCACTGTTGGCAACCAATTGGCGCAATGGATCCTGAAAGGCGCGCCGGGCATCGACATGTCTGAGCTGGATCCGCGTCGATTTGGTGACTTCGCGTCCAAACGTTGGACAATGAAAAAAGTGCGTGAAACTTGGGGAACGCATATGCATGCGCATTTCCCAGGCGAAGATTTTTACTCTGCCCGCCCGATGCGCACTGTGGGATCTTATGATCTGCTGACCGAGAAGGGAGCCGTTTGGACACTTTACAACGGTTACGAATTCCCAAAATGGTTTGCGCCATCCCCAGAAGAAGCAATCCCCGCGCATAGTTTCCGCCGCACCTACGCCTGGGACCATGTGGAAGCCGAGGTTCAGACGACGCGTGATGAAGCAGGCTTCATCGAGATGTCACCGATGACCAAATTCACAGTGCGTGGATCCGGCGCGGCGACATGGCTTGACAGCATCATGGCCAACAAGCTGCCTAAGGTCGGGCGTATGACTCTGTCTTTGCTGCTTAATGAACGTGGCGGCATGGATGGCGAATACACCATCGTGCGCTATGCCGAGAATGATTTTTATCTTGTCTCGACGCCCAACGGTCAGGTCTACAACTGGGATCAACTGTCCAAGCTGATGCCAAAAGATGGCTCTGTTGTGATGGAAGACATTTCCGAACAGATGGGTGTTGTTGCTTTGGCTGGGCCGAAGTCCCGCGAAATCCTGCAGCAGTTCACCGACAATGATCTGTCCAACGAAGCTTTCCCGTGGCTGTCGGCGCAAAAGGGTGAGTTTGGCTTTGCCAAAGGCGTTCACCTGCTGCGCGTGAGCTACACAGGTGAACTCGGCTGGGAGCTTCACCACCCTGTGAACTACAACCGCCATATCGTGGAACAGCTTCTTAAGGCAGGCGTGCGGCCATTCGGGGCACTGGCGCTGGAATCCATGCGACTGGAGAAGTCCTATCGCGCGATCAACCGTGAGATTTGCAAAGATATGACGCCATATGAGGCCGATCTGGGTCGTTTCGTGGCGATGACAGAAAAGGTGCAGGGCGTCGTTCGTGAACGCAATTTCATCGGTAAAGAGGCCTTGCTGAAGCAGAAAGAAGAGGGCGGGTACAATACACTTGTCACTCTTAAACTGCCATTCTGCGATACTTCGGTGATTGCATATGAAGCGGTCTACCAAGACGGCGAAATCGTCGGTCGAGTGACCTCAGGCGGTTTCTCCTATTACTGCCAGCACGACATAGCCATGGCGCTTGTTCCGCAGGAGCTGACGGCTCCCGGCACTCAAATGCAGGTGAAAATTCATGGAGAGCTGCGCGATGCCGAAGTGATCGACACCTGTGCCGTTGACCCAACCAGCGCTCGCGCGCGTGCATAG